Sequence from the Gammaproteobacteria bacterium genome:
AAATAATGCGACGCGCTACTTACATCGTGGGCGCGTCTTTTTCCTCACGCTTGGCTTGCTCTGCAATAAGTCGATATTGACGATCGGTGATTAATCCATCTTTTAATTTTGCGTGTGCGTCGACTTCCATCGTTTGACCGTATTCTCTTACTAATTTTCTGACGACATTGGTAATGGTTAAGACGTCTGTTTCTAATAAAATATCTCGTATTTTTTCATCAAAAACTAAATATTCTCGCAAAGCAACTCGCTTACCCTCAATGGTTGGTACCAAGCGTTGAGAAATAACTAAGCGTACTGTTTCAATAATATCGATCGTTCTACCTTGACGTTCTTCGGGTGGGAACGTAATAACTAAACGTCGTATGGTTTCAGCAACACTATTACTGTGAAGTGTTGTATAGACAGGATGACCGGTCATCGCAGCTTCCATTACGGCTGCAATGGTTTCTGGGTCACGTGCTTCACCGACTAAAATGAGCCGCGGTTTACGTCTCAAAGCATTACGGACCCCCGCTGCAAAACTTGGTAAATGTCGCGGAATTTCTGATTGACTGACAATGCTTGATTCTTTTTCGACACTATCGAAAACAAATTCGATAGGTGCTTCGTATGTAAGAACTTTACGATTACTATTCACATCTTCGGTGATGCTACGAATGATTGCAGCAAGCAAGGTACTTTTGCCCGACCCCGTCGCGCCTGTAACATAGACCACACCTTGCTCAGGTGTAATCGCATCAATAATTTTAGTAGGTAACCCCATGCTCTCAAGGGTTGGGGGTTCGGTTGGAATGGTTCGCGCCGTAATTTGCAAGCCATCGTGACCTTCAACTAAGCAGCCTGTACCATTAACACGAAAACGATAACGATCAGAGCGGTTGGGTCGAATTTCATAATGCGTATCAAGATCTTTTCCGGACATGAGCAAGGTCGTGCCATTGGGGCCATACATTGCATTTAAAACTTCACTGACTTCTGTATTCGACAATTTTCTTCGCGTGACTTTTTTAAGCTTGCCAAAAATTTCAGCCATAACGGGTTCACCCGTTTGAAAGGTGATATCAGAAGCCCCTAAATTGACACAGTAAATTAAAATGTCATTGACGGCATCGATCCCGATTCGTACGGGTTCTTGTGGAAATAAGATGTCACTTTCAGTTTTGCTCATTGCTTCACCACGATGGCTTTCCATCCTTTAGCACTGGTTTGAAGTTGCGGCAATTCGACAATACGCAAGACTTGATCGTTGATGCGCATGTCACTGCCATCTCCTGTTACACCAAGTTCGGTACGCGAAACAAAAGGCGGGCTAATCATGCGCTCTTGTAATAATTTACGATATAAAATCATGCCTCGAAAATCACGCTTAAGTCGCGCCATATTTTCTTGAAAAATACTATACCCTTGTTGAATACCACGCTCCCAACCTGCTCTGATGCCTTCTCGCCACACGCGCTGTTCTGACAAGGTACGTGGTAGTAAAGTTCGATCGGGTAACCGCGGGGCTGGATATTGCAACCATAAATACTCACGCCAATTGGGCGGCGTAGTTGCAAAGCGTGCTTGTTTCACAATTTTATAAGTTCGATCTGCGACACGAATGGTATTCGGATCAGCGAGATTGAGACTAAAATCCCCTTCAACTAAAACGGGGGGAATAACACCGTGTGTTAACATCATGCCATTAAAATTGAAAATCGTATCAAGGTATTTTCGATCATCGGACATACGGGTATTCATCCGGGTCGATGCCCAAGCAAGACCCGATTGCGCCCCCATACTCAAAGCCGATTCTTGCAATGCTTGCGTGCGAATTGGACTGCCAGAGGGGTGGGAGCTTGGAGCAACACGTGCTTGCACACGAATATTTTCTAACTGATAAATATCAGTCGTATCGATCCCCTCTAAGTTGGTTTCACCCGTGTAGAAACAG
This genomic interval carries:
- the dotB gene encoding Dot/Icm type IV secretion system ATPase DotB, with protein sequence MSKTESDILFPQEPVRIGIDAVNDILIYCVNLGASDITFQTGEPVMAEIFGKLKKVTRRKLSNTEVSEVLNAMYGPNGTTLLMSGKDLDTHYEIRPNRSDRYRFRVNGTGCLVEGHDGLQITARTIPTEPPTLESMGLPTKIIDAITPEQGVVYVTGATGSGKSTLLAAIIRSITEDVNSNRKVLTYEAPIEFVFDSVEKESSIVSQSEIPRHLPSFAAGVRNALRRKPRLILVGEARDPETIAAVMEAAMTGHPVYTTLHSNSVAETIRRLVITFPPEERQGRTIDIIETVRLVISQRLVPTIEGKRVALREYLVFDEKIRDILLETDVLTITNVVRKLVREYGQTMEVDAHAKLKDGLITDRQYRLIAEQAKREEKDAPTM
- a CDS encoding type IV secretory system conjugative DNA transfer family protein; protein product: MPKINLFAYLDHSKLYRLILSTMLSATLCSCFYTGETNLEGIDTTDIYQLENIRVQARVAPSSHPSGSPIRTQALQESALSMGAQSGLAWASTRMNTRMSDDRKYLDTIFNFNGMMLTHGVIPPVLVEGDFSLNLADPNTIRVADRTYKIVKQARFATTPPNWREYLWLQYPAPRLPDRTLLPRTLSEQRVWREGIRAGWERGIQQGYSIFQENMARLKRDFRGMILYRKLLQERMISPPFVSRTELGVTGDGSDMRINDQVLRIVELPQLQTSAKGWKAIVVKQ